Proteins from one Hydrogenivirga caldilitoris genomic window:
- the thrC gene encoding threonine synthase, giving the protein MAKVKGLRCRECGRDYPVEPIHVCEFCFGPLEVVYDYEEIRKRVSREKIENGPKSLWRYVDLLPVENPTVGLTAGFTPLKKAEKLGEVLGLRNLYIKDDSVNHPTLSFKDRVVSVAISKAREFGFDTAACASTGNLANSVAAHCAQAGLNCFVFIPANLETQKIYGSLVFNPTVVAVEGTYDDVNRLCSEIANDLGWAFVNINIRPYYAEGSKTLAYEVVEQLGWKAPDAVVAPAASGSLYTKIWKGLKEMKEVGLIDSVNTRMYGAQAEGCSPIAQAWREGRDFIKPVKPDTIAKSIAIGNPADGIYALQTTKESNGDWETATDREIIEAMKLLAQTEGIFTETAGGTTIAVLKKLAQKGAFDPDEVVVAYITGNGYKTLEVLDGHLSEPVRIQATLRDFKEKVLAKV; this is encoded by the coding sequence TTGGCAAAGGTCAAAGGGCTCAGGTGTAGAGAGTGTGGCAGGGATTACCCCGTAGAGCCTATACATGTATGCGAGTTTTGCTTTGGACCCCTTGAGGTCGTGTACGATTATGAAGAAATAAGAAAAAGAGTATCAAGAGAAAAGATAGAAAACGGTCCAAAGAGCCTATGGCGATACGTTGACCTTCTGCCTGTAGAGAACCCGACCGTAGGTTTAACGGCTGGTTTTACACCCCTAAAGAAAGCTGAAAAACTCGGTGAAGTGCTTGGGTTAAGAAACCTATACATAAAGGACGATTCCGTGAATCATCCCACCCTATCCTTCAAGGATAGGGTTGTTTCAGTGGCTATATCTAAAGCCCGAGAGTTCGGTTTTGACACCGCAGCCTGCGCCTCAACAGGAAACCTCGCCAATTCGGTAGCTGCCCACTGTGCACAGGCAGGACTTAACTGTTTTGTGTTTATACCCGCTAACCTTGAAACGCAAAAAATATACGGGAGTTTGGTTTTCAATCCTACAGTTGTTGCCGTTGAAGGGACTTACGATGACGTTAACAGGCTCTGCTCAGAGATAGCCAACGACCTTGGCTGGGCTTTCGTGAACATAAACATAAGACCCTATTACGCTGAAGGCTCAAAAACGTTAGCTTACGAGGTTGTGGAGCAGCTCGGATGGAAAGCTCCGGATGCGGTCGTTGCACCGGCAGCATCAGGCTCTCTCTACACAAAGATATGGAAAGGCTTGAAGGAAATGAAGGAAGTCGGTCTAATAGATTCTGTTAATACGAGGATGTACGGGGCTCAGGCTGAGGGTTGTTCTCCGATAGCTCAGGCATGGAGGGAAGGCAGGGACTTTATAAAACCTGTCAAGCCAGACACCATAGCTAAGTCAATAGCCATAGGAAATCCAGCGGATGGTATATACGCTCTGCAAACTACTAAGGAGAGCAATGGAGACTGGGAGACAGCAACAGATAGAGAGATAATTGAAGCGATGAAACTACTTGCCCAGACAGAAGGCATCTTCACCGAGACCGCCGGAGGTACAACCATAGCAGTGTTGAAGAAGCTAGCCCAGAAAGGTGCCTTTGACCCAGACGAGGTGGTAGTTGCCTACATAACTGGCAACGGATACAAGACCCTGGAAGTCCTTGATGGTCATCTCTCCGAGCCTGTTAGAATCCAGGCAACCCTTAGAGATTTTAAGGAAAAGGTTCTTGCTAAAGTTTGA
- a CDS encoding ubiquitin-like small modifier protein 1 produces MAITVRVPTPLRRLTDGQGEVEVEAKTVREAVEKLEELYPGFKERILDENGELRRFVNLYLNDEDIRFLKGVDTELKDGDVLSIVPAIAGGR; encoded by the coding sequence ATGGCGATAACTGTTAGAGTACCCACCCCTCTCAGAAGACTCACCGACGGGCAAGGGGAAGTTGAGGTTGAAGCAAAAACCGTCAGGGAAGCTGTAGAGAAGCTTGAAGAGCTCTACCCAGGCTTTAAGGAGAGAATACTTGATGAGAACGGTGAACTCAGAAGGTTTGTAAACCTGTACCTGAATGACGAGGATATAAGATTCCTTAAGGGAGTGGATACAGAATTAAAGGATGGAGATGTTCTCTCCATAGTGCCGGCAATTGCGGGAGGAAGATAA